From a single Candoia aspera isolate rCanAsp1 chromosome 2, rCanAsp1.hap2, whole genome shotgun sequence genomic region:
- the LOC134490604 gene encoding keratin, type II cytoskeletal cochleal-like isoform X2 codes for MSQLNFTSRSASSPPGFTQVRVSSVSSSRGIRGGGSLRKSGAFGSTSLYNLGSSSKRIAPSYSIPPTGWFGGIQEVTFNQNLLAPLNLEIDPNIQKVRKEEKEQIKVLNNKFASFIDKVRFLEQQNKMLETKWNLLQQQKTTRSNTAPIFEMYINNLRRQLETFQNDKGRLEGELKNMRDLVEDFKNKYEDEINKRTSAENDFVVLKKDVDASYMNKVELEARVDGLTEEINFMRAFYEAELSELQTQISDTSVVLQMDNNRSLDLDSIIAEVRTQYEEIAKKSRMEAENWYQSKFEALQVTAGKHGDDLRSTKSEIAETNRTIQRLQAEIDSVKNQRAKLEVAIAEAEERGGLAVKDAKAKLEELEQALHKAKQDMARQLREYQELMNVKLALDIEIATYRKLLEGEESRLSGEGAGSVSMMFDPAFQHYEERRKTFLTPCFHAVYPFMYLCHIHLTPLLCKPNEILSVTVCL; via the exons ATGTCGCAGCTGAACTTCACTTCTCGTTCAGCATCCAGCCCTCCTGGCTTTACCCAAGTCCGGGTCAGCTCTGTTTCTTCATCGCGTGGAATCAGAGGGGGTGGCAGCCTTAGGAAGTCTGGTGCCTTTGGTAGCACCAGTCTGTATAACTTGGGCTCCAGCAGCAAGCGGATTGCCCCGTCCTACTCCATCCCACCGACGGGATGGTTCGGTGGTATTCAGGAGGTCACTTTTAATCAGAACCTCTTGGCCCCACTCAACCTGGAAATTGACCCCAACATCCAGAAGGTACgcaaggaggagaaggagcagaTCAAGGTCCTCAACAACAAATTTGCATCCTTCATTGACAAG GTCCGGTTCCTTGAGCAGCAAAATAAAATGCTGGAGACCAAGTGGAACCTCTTACAGCAGCAAAAGACCACCCGGAGCAACACTGCCCCCATCTTTGAGATGTACATCAACAACCTGCGGAGACAGCTAGAGACCTTTCAGAATGACAAGGGACGCCTGGAAGGAGAACTGAAGAACATGCGGGATCTTGTTGAGGATTTTAAGAACAA GTACGAAGATGAAATCAACAAACGCACCAGTGCAGAGAATGATTTTGTTGTGCTCAAGAAA GATGTTGATGCTTCCTACATGAATAAGGTGGAGCTGGAAGCCAGGGTGGACGGGCTGACAGAAGAAATAAATTTCATGAGAGCATTCTATGAAGCA gaaCTGTCTGAATTGCAGACCCAAATCTCCGATACTTCAGTTGTCCTTCAAATGGACAACAATCGGAGCCTGGACTTGGACAGCATCATCGCTGAGGTCAGAACTCAGTATGAGGAGATTGCTAAGaaaagcaggatggaggcagaaAACTGGTACCAAAGCAAG TTTGAGGCCTTGCAAGTCACTGCTGGAAAGCACGGAGATGACCTGCGGAGCACAAAGAGTGAGATTGCAGAGACTAACCGCACAATACAGAGGCTGCAAGCTGAGATTGACAGTGTGAAAAACCAG CGTGCCAAGCTTGAAGTCGCCATTGCTGAAGCAGAGGAACGCGGCGGGCTGGCTGTCAAAGATGCCAAGGCGAAACTGGAGGAGCTGGAGCAGGCCCTCCACAAAGCTAAGCAGGACATGGCCCGCCAACTGCGTGAATATCAGGAGCTGATGAATGTCAAGCTGGCTCTGGATATTGAGATTGCCACTTACAGAAAGCTGCTGGAAGGGGAGGAGAGCAG GTTGTCTGGAGAAGGAGCTGGTTCTGTGAGCATGa tgtttgaTCCTGCATTCCAACATtatgaggaaagaaggaaaactttCCTCACTCCCTGTTTCCATGCTGTGTATCCTTTTATGTATCTCTGTCACATCCACCTTACCCCACTTCTTTGTAAGCCAAATGAAATCCTCAGTGTTACCGTTTgtctgtga
- the LOC134490604 gene encoding keratin, type II cytoskeletal cochleal-like isoform X1 has protein sequence MSQLNFTSRSASSPPGFTQVRVSSVSSSRGIRGGGSLRKSGAFGSTSLYNLGSSSKRIAPSYSIPPTGWFGGIQEVTFNQNLLAPLNLEIDPNIQKVRKEEKEQIKVLNNKFASFIDKVRFLEQQNKMLETKWNLLQQQKTTRSNTAPIFEMYINNLRRQLETFQNDKGRLEGELKNMRDLVEDFKNKYEDEINKRTSAENDFVVLKKDVDASYMNKVELEARVDGLTEEINFMRAFYEAELSELQTQISDTSVVLQMDNNRSLDLDSIIAEVRTQYEEIAKKSRMEAENWYQSKFEALQVTAGKHGDDLRSTKSEIAETNRTIQRLQAEIDSVKNQRAKLEVAIAEAEERGGLAVKDAKAKLEELEQALHKAKQDMARQLREYQELMNVKLALDIEIATYRKLLEGEESRLSGEGAGSVSMTMVSSSGGSAYGSGGGLGFGGGFALGGGLAGGSIGVSSGAGSGSLKSSYSVTTRRSIKN, from the exons ATGTCGCAGCTGAACTTCACTTCTCGTTCAGCATCCAGCCCTCCTGGCTTTACCCAAGTCCGGGTCAGCTCTGTTTCTTCATCGCGTGGAATCAGAGGGGGTGGCAGCCTTAGGAAGTCTGGTGCCTTTGGTAGCACCAGTCTGTATAACTTGGGCTCCAGCAGCAAGCGGATTGCCCCGTCCTACTCCATCCCACCGACGGGATGGTTCGGTGGTATTCAGGAGGTCACTTTTAATCAGAACCTCTTGGCCCCACTCAACCTGGAAATTGACCCCAACATCCAGAAGGTACgcaaggaggagaaggagcagaTCAAGGTCCTCAACAACAAATTTGCATCCTTCATTGACAAG GTCCGGTTCCTTGAGCAGCAAAATAAAATGCTGGAGACCAAGTGGAACCTCTTACAGCAGCAAAAGACCACCCGGAGCAACACTGCCCCCATCTTTGAGATGTACATCAACAACCTGCGGAGACAGCTAGAGACCTTTCAGAATGACAAGGGACGCCTGGAAGGAGAACTGAAGAACATGCGGGATCTTGTTGAGGATTTTAAGAACAA GTACGAAGATGAAATCAACAAACGCACCAGTGCAGAGAATGATTTTGTTGTGCTCAAGAAA GATGTTGATGCTTCCTACATGAATAAGGTGGAGCTGGAAGCCAGGGTGGACGGGCTGACAGAAGAAATAAATTTCATGAGAGCATTCTATGAAGCA gaaCTGTCTGAATTGCAGACCCAAATCTCCGATACTTCAGTTGTCCTTCAAATGGACAACAATCGGAGCCTGGACTTGGACAGCATCATCGCTGAGGTCAGAACTCAGTATGAGGAGATTGCTAAGaaaagcaggatggaggcagaaAACTGGTACCAAAGCAAG TTTGAGGCCTTGCAAGTCACTGCTGGAAAGCACGGAGATGACCTGCGGAGCACAAAGAGTGAGATTGCAGAGACTAACCGCACAATACAGAGGCTGCAAGCTGAGATTGACAGTGTGAAAAACCAG CGTGCCAAGCTTGAAGTCGCCATTGCTGAAGCAGAGGAACGCGGCGGGCTGGCTGTCAAAGATGCCAAGGCGAAACTGGAGGAGCTGGAGCAGGCCCTCCACAAAGCTAAGCAGGACATGGCCCGCCAACTGCGTGAATATCAGGAGCTGATGAATGTCAAGCTGGCTCTGGATATTGAGATTGCCACTTACAGAAAGCTGCTGGAAGGGGAGGAGAGCAG GTTGTCTGGAGAAGGAGCTGGTTCTGTGAGCATGa CCATGGTCAGCTCCAGTGGTGGCAGCGCATATGGCAGCGGAGGTGGTCTTGGCTTTGGTGGAGGATTCGCCCTGGGAGGTGGACTGGCCGGCGGATCCATTGGCGTTTCCTCTGGGGCTGGCTCAGGCAGCCTGAAATCATCATACAGCGTGACAACCAGGAGAAGCATCAAGAATTAA